Within the Achromobacter spanius genome, the region GAGAGTTCGGCGATCAGCGACAAGGTGCCGCGGTCTGGGGTTTGGCGCGCGTCGCAGGCGATCAGCAAGCGCGATGCCGCGGCTTGGGCCAAGGCGTCGAGCACGCGGTTGCGTTCTTCGCGCGTGTCCAGGTTGCCGGCCATCTGCACGCTGGCGGGCAAGCCAGTGGGTGGCCAGGCCATGTCGGCGGGCAGTTCCAGTGCCAGCAGCACGGGCTGCCCCGCCAGATCAGGAAGGGATGCGGCCTGCATGCGCGGCTGGTGCAGCGCGTCGACCGGGCGGTCGATGCCGGTGGATTGCGCGGGCGGCTCCAGGCGGTCGCGCAGTGGCGAGAAGCCGGCAAGCGTGGGGTCGATGCGCAAGTGGCGCAACGCACGCAGCGTGGCGCCAATGCACAACGCCGCGGCCAGCAGGCGCGGCAAGATGCCGTAGACCACCAGCACGCCGATCAGCCACCACGACCATTGCACCTGTGCTTCGGCCGCCAGCGTCTGCGCCCCGTCGCTGGCGCGGATGACGGCGGCATCCGGCATCGGAAAGCCCAGATGCGCGGGCAGCCAGCCAATGGCCTGGGTCAGCCAGACAAAGGTATCGGGCGCCAGCAGCGTGGTGGCCCAGACGAAGCGGTAACTGGCGGTGGACAGCGCCACCAGCAAGGCCACCAGCGCGGCGCACAGCGCGGTCAGCCACAGCAGATGGCTGACCGCGCCAAAGAGCCAGCGCAAGGCGCCCGCGCGGGCCAGCAGGTTCAGAAAGGCTTGCGGCACCAGCGCGCTGTCGGGGCCGCGCGCCAGCTTGCGGGTGGCCCAGAGCCAGAGCCGGCCCAGCCCGGTTGCGGCGGAGGGCTTGAGCAGAAAGCTGGCCAGCCACAGCAGGAAGGTCAGGGCGTGCAGACCCAGCAAGGCGCCCAGCGCCCACAGCACGTTCACGGATCGGGTGCCATCGCCCAGCGCGCCCAGGGCCACGGCAATGCCGGACATCAGGGCCAGCACGAACAGCGCCGCCAGGATGGCCTGGGCGCTGCGGCGCCAGCCATCCACCAGCGGGGCAAGGTTCTCGCGTTGCGCCAGCAGGTCGGCGCGGGCCAGGATGCGGGACGGCAGATCGGTGTCAAGCTGGCGCACGTGCCGGACCGCGTCCGCATCGTCCAGCGGACCCCAATGCGTTTCACGCAGGCGGATGAGTTCGGCCAGCCAATGCGCGCGCAAGGGGCGCTGGGTGGCGGGGCCAGGCGGGGGATCAAAAGCGCGAGAGGTCGAGGACGGCATCGCGTCGGTAGGCAGCGCGGTCGGACCGCGGCGTGAGGCCGCAAAGGGCGATGCGCCATTGTAGACCGGGCGGATTCGCCGACGGGGGCGGAAAGCGGTGCGGAAAGTGGGGCAGACAGCGGTCAGATAGCGGTCAGGCGGTGGGCTACACATTGGGGCCGGACAGCGAGCCAGACAGCGGGCTACTCATCGGACCCGGCAGCGAAATCGGAGACCGGCCGCGATCAGTGCTGGCGGTGCGCGTTGCGGTATTGGCCGGGGGTAAGGCCGATGGCCTCGCGGAACACGCGCGACAGGTGGCTGGCGTTGCCAAAGCCGCTGGCCTGCGCAATGCCGGCCAGATCACCCTTGCCCGCCGCCAGCAGCCCGCGCGCATGCGCCAGGCGCCGCGCGCGCACCCAGGCGTGCGGCGGCTCGCCGAACGAGGTGTGGAACATGCGGGCGAAATGGTAGGTGGACAAGGCCGCCACGCCCGCCAGTTGGTCCAGCGTCAAGGGTTCGTGCAGGTGCGCGTCCACATAGTCCATGACGCGCCGGCGCACGGCGGGCGCCAGGCCGCCGCGCGCGGGTTGCGGCGTCTTGCGCGCCACGCCCTGTTGCAGCAAATGGTGCAGCACGGTTTCGGCGGCGCTGCTGGCGGCCAGGCGGTCGGCGGGTTGCGCCCAATCGGTGCCCAGCAGTTGCCGGCACACGTCGATCAGCGAGGGGTCCTGGATGTAGGTGCGGTCGCGCAGTTCCAGCGCGCGGGGCTCGCAGTCCAGGCGCATGACGGCTTCGCGAGCCAACCGTTCGGGGGCGATGTACAGGTGCAGGAAATGAACCGTGTCGTTCATGCACCAGCGCGAATAGTGTTCGGCCGGCAGCACGCAGAATTTTCCGGCGCCGCCATGCAGCGTGTCGCGGCCTACGCGAAACGACTTGTCGCCGCCGTGCAGGTAGAGCGACAGCGTGTGATGGCCGGGCGTGTCGTAGCCCAGCGTTTCGTGCGCGCTGCGCCGCCATTGCGAGATGGCCATTCCTTCGCCCAAGGGCGACGCGCGTTCCAGCGTGGCGGTGGAACGCGACAGGGTGCGAAAGACGGAGAAGTCGGCGGGGGCCGAAGCAGCGGTGCCCATAGTGGCGAAATGCTAAGCGATCTTTCGCTTGCCGCGCTGCCGGGGCGCGCAAAAACAGCAAGATCCGGCAATCGCCTGGAAGGGCGGCGGCGCACACTGGCGTCCAGGTGGGCGGCCCATCGGTGGCTGCTTCGTGTCCCTTCTTTTGCGCATCGCATCGTGAACCTCTTTCTGTATTTCCTGACTGTCGTCATCTGGGGCACCACCTGGATCGCCATCAAGCTGCAACTGGGCGTGGTGGCCATTCCCGTATCGATCTTTTATCGCTTCGCGCTGGCGGGCCTGGTCTTGTTCGCCGTGCTGCGCTTGACCCGCAAGCTGCAGAAGCTGGACCGGCGCGGGCACTGGCTTTGTGTGGGCCAGGGGCTGTGTCTCTTCTGCTTGAATTTCCTGTGCTTCTACACGGCCACGCAATGGATACCGAGTGGCCTGGTGTCGGTGGTGTTTTCGGCCGCGACGCTGTGGAACGCGCTGAACGCCCGCCTGTGGTTCGGCACCCGGATTGCGCCACGCGTGATGGTGGCCGGAGCGATCGGCTTTTCGGGTCTGGTGCTGCTGTTCTGGCCCGAGCTTGCCAGCCAGCAGGCCAGCCACGAAACCTTGCTGGGGCTGGGCTTTGCGCTGTTGGGCACGTTCTGCTTTTCCACCGGCAACATGTTGTCGTCCTTGCAGCAGCGCGCGGGCGTGCGGCCTCTGACCGGCAATGCCTACAGCATGCTCTACGGCGCGGCCATCTTGCTGGCGGGTTGCCTGGTGGCCGGCCTGCCGTTTCAGTTCGACTCGTCGACGCCGTATGTCGGCGCCCTGTTGTATCTGGCGATTCCGGGGTCGGTGATTGCGTTCACGGCGTATTTGACGCTGGTCGGGCGCATGGGGCCGGCGCGCGCCGCCTACTGCACGGTGCTGTTCCCGGTGGTGGCGCTGGGCGTGTCAACGGTGGCCGAGGGCTACCAGTGGACGCCGCCCGCGCTGGTGGGCCTGGCGTTGGTGATGAGCGGCAACCTGTTGGTCTTTTCCAAGTGGTCGCCGTTTGTGCGGCGGGTGGCGGCGTAGATTGAAATCAGGCCAGAGCGCAGGCCGGATTTTCAGTCCGAAGATCAGGCCGGCGTCGATCGCGCCAGCCGGCCCAACGCATCCAGCAGGCGGTCAATTTCGTCGTCGTGGGTCAGGGGGCTGACCGACACGCGCGCAATCTGCGACAGGCCGCGCGCTTCCATGTCCAGCGGCGTGTAGGGCACGCCATTGCTGCCGATGGTGATGCCGCCCGCCGCCAGCGCGCGTTGCACGTCGGGGGCGTTCCAGCCTTTCAGATTGAACGCGATCAGGCCGGATTTTTCACGGCCCTGGTCCAGCACGGCAATGCCGGGAATGGCCGCGAGTTCAGCACGCAGCTTCTGGGCGGTGGCGTCCACGGTGGCGCGGATGCAATCCACTCCCAGTTCCAGCGCCTCTTGCAAGGCATGGGCCAAGCCACACCGCAGCGCCATCGAGGCTTCGGCAAACTCCAGCCGCGCGGCGTCCGCCCGCAGCATGGGCCGGCCGTCCACCCCCAGGGGGGCGGAATGCGTGTCGACGAACGCGGGCGTCAACTGGTCCAGGAAGCCGCGCCGCACATACAGCAGGCCGGTGCCACGCGGGCCGCGCAGCGCTTTGCGGCCCACGCTGCTGAGCACATCGCAGCCGATGTCGGCGACATCAATCGGCAACTGGCCAAGCGCTTGCGCCGCATCCACAAAATAGGGAATGCCGGCCTTGCGCGCGACGCGGCCGATGGCTGCGGCCGGGTTGATCAGGCCGCCGTTGGCCGGCAGCCAGGTCAGCGTGATCAGCCGCACGCGCTCGTCCAGCATGGCGGCCAGCGCGTCGGCGTCCACACAGCCGCTGGCGTCCGACGGAATGGTTTCCAGCACGGCACCCGCGCGCTCGGCGCTAAAGCGCATGGTGGCCAGGTTGCCGCCCCATTCATGGCGCCCAACCAGGATGCGGTCGCCCGGCCGCCACGGCGCAAGTGCCGCGAAGGCCGCACCCCAGCCGGCGGAATTGCCGCTGGTCAGGGCGATCTCGTCCGGCTGTGCATTCAGCAACTGGGCGGCCAGCGTGCGGGCGCTTTCCGTCAGCGCGCGCGCGGCCACGCCGGCTTCCATGGGGCCTTGGGTGGCCTCGCGATGCAGATGCGCCTGGATGGCTTGCACGGTGCCGGACGACGGCAGCGAGGAACCCGCGTGATTGAAGTGGACGCTGGTTTGCGTGCCCGGCGTCTGGGCGCGCAAGGCCTGGAGGGTGGCGGGACTGAGGGGGGCGGAACTTGGGGCGGAACTCGGGGCGGCGGACATGGTGGAGGTTATGGAAGGCTCAGGCTGAGGTCAGGGCGATGACGGCTTCGATTTCCACCGCGACGCCTTGCGGCAAGGACGCCACGCCGACGGCGCTGCGCGCATGGCGGCCGGCGTCGCCGAACACCTCCACCATCAGGTCAGAGGCGCCGTTGGCGATAGCGCTCTGGCGATTGAAGTCAGGCGTGCTGGCCACAAAGACACCCAGGCGCACGACGCGCGCGACACGGTCCAGGCGGTCGCCGGTGGCGGCGGCAATTTGCGCCAACAATCCCAGCGCGGACAGGCGGGCCGCTTCAATGCCGTCGGCATCGGAAATCTGGTTGCCCAACTGGCCCAGGTACTGGGGTTTGCCGCCCTTGCGCGAAATCTGCCCCGAGATGGTGAGCAGGTTGCCTTCCAGCACAAAGGGCACGTAGTTTGCGGCGGGCGCGGCGGCCGCTTCCAGGGCGTAGCCCAGTTCGCTGACGCGGCCGGAAATCGTTTGGGTCATGGTGGATCACCTGTGAAGAAGTTGAGGATGCATGCGGTGCGTGGGTCGCACGGCGAGTGCACGGAGGCAATTGTTGATGCTATCGGCCGCGCCGCCGCCTGACCAATCAATTCTTGCGCCCGACGCATGAGTCAAACTAATGCGTGCCGGCGTCGTCCGGGTCATCCGCCCGCGCCGCCTCGGCCAGCCAGTCGCGCAAGGCGAGGGCCGCGGGCGTCAGCGCTCCGCGTGGCGTCACAAACCACCAGCCTATGCGGGGGTCTTGCAGGACGGCATCGGGCAAGGCCTGCACCAGGGCGCCACTGGCCAGGTGCGGCGCAATCAGCCGGTGCCGGCCCATGGCCAGCCCTTGTCCCGCCAAGGCGGCTTCGACCACGATGTTGTAGTCATGCAGGCGCACCGTCTGGGCGCGGCCCAGGTCCATGCCGAAGCGCCGCGCCCAGGCATCCCATTCAAAGGGTTGCCTGGCGTGCGAGGTCAACAGGGGATGGCGCAGCAGATCATCCGGGGTGCGGGCGCGCTTGCGTCCCCGCCCAAGCGCTGGTGCGCAAACCACGGACAGGGTTTCCGTCATGAGCAGCCGCGCGCTCACCCCGGGCCATGCGCCGCGACCATAGCGTATGGCCACGTCCACCTCGCCGCCCGCCACGTCGGCCAGACCGATGTCGGGCTGCAATTGCAGGTCGATGCCGGGATGCGCGGCGGCAAACGCGGGTAGCCGTGGAGCCAGCCACCGCGTGGCGAATGAGGCCAGCAAGCCGACCTTCAGCGTGATGCGCGCGGCGGCGGGCGCACGGATCTGGTCGGTGCCTTGACGCAGCAGTTCGAATGCCGCGTGCACATGGTCGTAGTAGGCCTGCCCGGCGGGCGTCAGCGCCACCGCGCGCGTGCGGCGCTCAAATAGTGCAATGCCCAGTTCGCTTTCCAGCCGCTGGATGTGGTGGCTGATGGCGCTTTGCGTAACGAAGAGCTCCTGCGCCGCCAGCGAAAAGCTCAGGCGCCGCGCTGCCGCTTCAAAGGCGCGCAGGGATACCAGGGCGGGCAGGGATCGCGTGGAACGCATGAGGAAGGCGGTGGTGTCGCTCTGTGATGTCGCGCGGTGATGTGGATACGGATGCGCGTCATGCTACGCGCTTCGAAACCCGGAATGCAAAGCACGGGTGCAAAACGCGCTTGTGCAAGCCCCAATGCAAAAAGCCCGCAAACAGGTTGCGGGCTTTTTTAGGGGTACTGCTAGCGGTGCGGCTTTTACATGCACTGCTGAATTCTTGGCTCCCCGAGCTGGGCTCGAACCAGCGACCTGCGGATTAACAGTCCGTCGCTCTACCGACTGAGCTATCGGGGAACAGGTAGAGGGGCCGAATTATGCACAAAAAATGGGAAGAATGCAAAGCGGCCTGAAAATTTTGTTCAGGCGTGCTGGATTGCGTGGGCCGTGCGGAAGAGTTGCGGCACGATATCGCGCAGCAAGCGGTCGCTGGGATAGTCGTGACGCGGCGCGCTACGCAACCCGGCGTCGTTCTGCAACGTGGTGGGGCTACGCCCTTCGCCCGGCCGCGTGCCGCCAAGCTGGGCGAGCGCCAGGGCCAGACCGTCGTGATCGAGAACAAGCCGGATTGATCGGCTGAATGCGCCTGGCGCACACGCCGGAAATTGCCTATTCGTCCGGCAGTTCCGGCGTGACCGATGCGCGTCAGGCTAATCCCTTATCATGGCAACCAGAAGGCTCGCGACCTCTCTCGATTTTTCTGGATTACTCCATGTCTTCGTTCGACATTCAGTTGCTGCTCACCGCCCTGGTGAGCGTCTTGGTGCTGGTCGCTCTCATCGTTTCCCGCATACGCATGCATCCGCTGCTGGCGCTATTGATCGTGTCGATCGGCGTTGGCTTCGCCACGGGCATGGCGCCCACGACCATTGTGAAGAACCTGACCGACGGCGCCGGCAAAACGCTGGGCGCGGTCGGCGTGGTCATCGCGCTTGGCGCCATGCTGGGCAAGATCCTGGCGGATTCCGGCACCACCGAGCGCCTGGCCAACGCCATTTTGCGGCGCACCTCTGTTCGCATGATTCCGTGGGCCATGACGCTGGTGGCGTTTGTCATCGGCATCCCCATGTTCTTCGAAGTGGGCCTGGTGGTCATGCTGCCGCTGATCTTCAGCGTGGCGCGCAAGCTGGAAGGCCAGCAACGTTTCAAGGGATCGCCCTACATCTACGTGGGCGTGCCGGTCATTGCCGCCCTGGCCGCCATGCACGGCATGGTGCCGCCGCATCCCGGCCCGCTGACCGCCATCGCCACCTTGAAGACCACGGTCGGCCCCACGATGATCTACGGCTTTCTGGCCGCCCTGCCCGCCATGGTGCTAGGTGGCCCGTTGTACGGTGCATTCCTCACGCCGCGCATGACGACCCGCCCCGACGAAGCCTTGCTGGAGCAGTTCACCGCCACCACGGAACACGGTTCGGGCGCGTCTGCACCCAGCGTCGGCCTGGGTGTATTGGCGGCCTTGCTGCCCGCCCTGCTGATGTTGGTACACGCGCTGGCTGAGATGCTGCTGCCCAAGGATTCCAGCCTGATGCACGTGGCGGCCTTCCTGGGCAACCCGCTGGTCGCCATGTTGCTGGGCGTGTTGTTCGCCGCCGTGACGCTGGTGTTCATGCGCGGTGGCGACGCGGAAAAACTGCGAGACGGCTTGGGCAAAAGCCTGAAACCCATCGCCGGCATCATGCTGATCATCGCGGGCGGCGGCGCGTTCCAGCAGGTGCTGACCAGCGCCAAGGTGGGCGACGCCATCGTGCACCTGACGCATCAGTTCGCGTTTCCGCCCTTGATCCTGGGCTGGCTGATCGCCATGCTGCTATCGGTATCCACGGGTTCTGCCACCGTTGGCATCGTGGGCGCGGCGGGCCTGTTGGCGCCGTTGGCAGGATCGGACCCCACCTTGAACCTGCCGCTGCTGGCGCTGTCGATCGGCTGCGGCTCGCTGTTCTTCAACTACGCCAATCATGCCGGCTTCTGGATGGTGAAAGAGTCGTTCGGCATGACGATGGGCGAAGCCACCAAAACGATTTCGGTCGTGCAATCGATTGTGGCGGTGGCAGGCTTGATCATGGTGCTGCTGTTCAACATGCTGCCGGCGTTGGGTTGAGGGCGGCGGGATGTGGTTGAAAGCAAAAATCCCAACCGGATGGGTTGGGATTTTTTGTGGCAATCGCGCGGTAGTTTCTGGTGCCGGTGAAAGGAATCGAACCCTCGACCTTCTCATTACAAGTGAGCTGCTCTACCAACTGAGCTACACCGGCACGGCGTGCCGGGGCACGCGCAGGGTCTGCATTGTAATGAATATTGCGGCGTTTGTAAGGCCGGCAGCCCACAGGGGGAAAACGGGTCCGCCGACCTCCTTTATCGCTGAATCTCTTGCGGCTGGCCGTGATGCAGCGATGCTGTGATGGCGCGGGCAATACGCGTGGCTTCGGTGGCGTCTTGCAGTGACAGCGGCGAGGCGCCGTCCGTGCGGCAGGCGTTTACGAAAGCCGTCAGCTCATGACGAAAGGCATCGGAGAAGCGCTCAAAGAAATCGGCCGTCGCCTGATGCCGCACGCCGTGCTCGTCACTGCGCACAACATGGTCGCGCGGTGCGCCCTGTCCGATCAATAGTTTGCCCTCTGTGCCGATGATTTCGGTGTGTTGCTCGTGTCCGTGCGCGAATGTGCGCGAGGCGTAGAACACGGCTCGGGCGCCACCCTCGAATTCAACTATGGCCAGCCCGTTGTCCACGTCACCCATCGCGGCCAGGTCCTCATGAACCGCAATGGTGCCGCTGGCGAACGCGCGCGTGGCTTTGGGGTTGCCCAGCATCCAGCGCGCCAGGTCGACGTCATGCACGCTGCAATCCATGAAGATGCCGCCCGAGGTGGGCGCGAAAGCGAGAAAGCCGCCGTCCGGATCCAGGCGGTCGCAGGTTTGCGAGCGCACCAGGAAGGGCCGGCCGATTTCGCCTTGCCGAACGCTGTCGAAGGCGTGGGCGTGACTGGGGTCGAAACGCCTGACGAAGCCCACCATGGCGATCAGGTCGGGTCGTGCCGACGCGGCCGCTTCCACCCGCAGGCAATCCGCCACGTCTAGCGCCAAGGGCTTTTCGATGAAGACGTGCTTGCCCGCTTGCAGCGCGGCGATCGCCTGGTCGGCATGCAGGGACGTGGGGGTGACCAGCACGATGGCGTCAAGGTCGGGATCTTGCAAGAAGGCGTTGAAATCGCTGTATGTCTTGCCTACGCCCAGCGTGGCTTCAGCGTAGGCGCGCTCGGTTTCGACCGGGCTGCAGGCCGCGATCAAGACGCAGTCAGGCGTATGAAACGCCAGGTTTTCGGCATGCCGCCGCCCAAGCCGGCCCAGGCCGGCGATACCTACGCGCAAGGGTGCGCTTGCAGTGCTCATGGTGGCGCCTCTTAAAGTTCGACCGGCTGGCCGATGGACAGAGATTGGGTGGCGGCATCCGCGAGCCGTTGCGCGGCGACGCCATCGGCGATCGTGGTGCCCAGCGCGCCGCCCGAGCGCAATTGCGTGAAGAAATGGTCCAGCTCCAGTCGGTAGGCTTCCCGGTAGCGTTGCAGGAAGAACGGCTCGGGCACGTCCTGGATGAGCCCCGCCGCCGTCCAATGCTCAACCTCGGTGGGGCGATGGTTGTCGCAGGCCAGCATGCCGGCGGAGCCCAGGACTTCGAAGCGCTGATCGTAGCCATAGGCGGCCCGGCGCGACGCGTTGATCTGGCAGAGTTTGCCGCTGGCCGTGCGCAGCGTCACGGCGGCGGAATCGATGTCGCCGGCCTCGGCAATGCGCGGGTCCGTCAGGCACGAGCCGCTTGCATGGATCATCGTTGCCTCTTCGCCTAGCAGCCAGCGAAAGACGTCGAAGTCGTGGATCAGCATGTCGCGAAACATGCCGCCCGATTGGCGCAGATAAGCCTGGCTGGGCGCGCCGGGATCGCGGCTGGTGATGATCAGCATCTCCGGCGTGCCGATCGCGCCGCGCTGCAAGCGATCGTGGGCCGAGGCGAAGGTGGGGTCAAAGCGGCGTTGGAAGCCCATCATGCAGCGCACGTTCGCCGCGGCCACGGCGTCCTGGCAGCGGATGGCGCGCTCGGTGGACAGGTCCACCGGCTTCTCGCAAAAGATGTGCTTGCCGGCGTGCGCGGCGCGCAGGATCAAGTCGCTGTGGGTGTCGGTGGACGAGCAGATCAGCACCGCGTGTATGTCGGGGTCGTTCAGGGCGTCTTGCTCGCTTGCCCGGCGCGCGCCGTGCTTGCCCGCCAGCGCATCCGCCAAGCCGGTGGCGGGATCGCACACCGTCGCCAGTGTCAGGCCTGGCATGGCGGCCAGGTTGGCGGCGTGGATAGCGCCGATACGTCCGGCGCCAAAGAGTGCGACTTTCATGCTGCAGCCTCCGTGAAGGGGTCAGGGTCTGGCGCGCGCTTGCGCGGCGCCGGTTTCGCTGGCGTCAAACTTCAATTCCAGTTTGTAGGCCAGCGCGATGAACAACGATTGCACCAGGCTCATGGTGCTGGTCAGGGATCGGAATCCGAAGGTGGAGCTTTCCTGCACGACCAAGGTGGCGCTGGCTACGCGCGCGATCGGGCTCATCTGGCTGTCGGAAATAGCGATGACGCGCGCGCCGCGGGCCACCGCTTCCGTCACGGTGGCGACCGTTTCTTCGGCATAGGGAATGAAGGAGATGGCGATCATCACATCGCCCGCGCCCAAGCTGCGTAGCTGGCCCTCTTGCATGTGGCCCAATCCGCTCATCCAATGCACCGCCTTGCGGGTGTGCTGCAAGGCATAGGCCAGATACGCGCCCACCGGAAACGAGCGCCGCGACGCCACCACCCATACGGCCGGCGTCTCTTCCAGCAGGCATACCGCCGCATCGAAGGCCGTGGGATCCAGGTCGCGCGACAAGGCTTCCAGGCTGGCGATGCCACCGCCGATGACTTCGTGCGACAAGGTCGACAACGAGAGATTCTCGGGCGTGGATTCGATCAGGTCGCGAATCCGGTCCTGGTAGCTGCGGCCCGGCGCAATCTGCTGCGCCATGCCATCACGAAACAGTTGCTGCATGTCCGAGAAACCGGAAAACCCGAAATGCTTGGCGAAGCGGACGATCGCCGACGGCTGCGCCTGGCAACGCTCCGCCATGTCCTGGATGCGATCCAGGGCCACATGGTCGCGGTTTTGCTCAATGTATCTGCCCACCACTTTGAGCTGACGGCTCAGGCCCGGGTACTGATGCGAGATGTCGCCAAGAAATTGCGCGACGGTGGCGTAGGGGACGGGCTTGGTGGTGGATTTCGGCATGGCGGCTAGGCGATTGAGGAGACTTGGTATCAGGGGCGGATCGAAGGAATTATAGGAATCCATAGGATTATTTAGAAAATAATTTCCATAGGGTTTACACCCACAAATTAATTTCCATTCCGGCCTATGATCCCTGCACATTGATCGGCCAGACGCTGGAACGGCAAGGGCTTGACGACACAAGCCCGCCGCCCGGCCGCAACGCCGCACGGAGAAGACAGATGACGCACCCGCGATTCATATTCACACTGCGCGCCTTGTTGTTCAGCGCACTACTGCTGGGCGCCACGCAAGCAATGGCCGACAAATACGTCTTGATCAGCCACGCACCCGATTCCGATTCCTGGTGGAACGTCATCAAGAACTCGCTCAAGCAGGCGGGCGAGGACTACGGGGTGCAGGTGGACTACCGCAATCCCGCCACCGGCGATATCGCGGAAATGGCGCGTCTGATCGAACAGGCGGCCGCCGCCAACTATGACGGCGTGATGGTCACCATTGCCGATTTCAACGTGCTGCAGCGCGCATTGGAAAAGGTCCGGGCCAAGCGCATTCCGCTGATCACCATCAACTCGGGGTCGGCCGAACAGTCCGAGCAATTGGGCGCCATCATGCATGTGGGCCAGCCCGAATACGACGCCGGTTACGCGGCCGGCCTGCGCGCGAAGGCGGCTGGCGTAGAACGCTTTCTATGCGTGAACCACTACGCCACCAACCCCGTGTCCTTCGAACGTTGCAAGGGCTTTGCCGATGCCATCGGCGCGGACTTCCGGGCCAGCACGCTTGATACCGGGGGCGTGGATCCCAGTGCGGTGGAATCCAAGGTGTCCGCATACTTGCGCCAGCACCCCGACATACAGGGCATTCTGGCCTTGGGTCCGGATGCGGCTGGCCCCACCTTGCGTCTGCTGGAAAAGGCCGGGCTGACAAACAAAATCTGGTTTGCCTCATTCGACCTGTCCGACGAACTCGCTCGCGCCATCAAGGCCGGCACAGTGCAGTTCGCCATCGATCAGCAACCTTTCCTGCAGGGCTACATCCCCGTGGCCGTCATGGTGGCGATGAAGGCGGATCGCGCAGGCGGCGCCACGCCGGCCGAGTCGATTCAAGCCGCGCTGAAAGCCAACGCGAAAGCCGTCGCGCGCTTCGAGGAATACGGGCTGACGCCGGTGTACGGACCGCGTCATATCAGCTCGGGGCCGGGCTTCATCACCCAGGAGAATCTTTCCAAGGTGGAGAAGTACGCCGGCCAGTACCGCTAAGCGAAGGAGCACGACATGACAGAAGGCTCGGCAGTGATGCCGTCGTCGCCCGACGAGCGTGTGCAATCGCTGGCATGGCCACAGCGCCTGCTGGGCAGGCCGGAAGCGGCGTCGGTATCTGGAACGGTGGCGGTTTTCCTGGTGTTCGGCCTGGTGGCCGGCGGCTCCGGTATGTTCAGCGCCGAAGGCATCGTCAACTGGGCGACGGTGGCGGCCTTCATCGGCATTCTGGCCACCGGCGCGGCCTTGCTGATGATCGGCGGCGAATTCGACTTGTCCATCGGCTCGATGATCGGCTTTGCCGGCATGGGCCTGGCGATCCCCACGCTGTACTGGGGTTGGCCGCCATGGCTGGCATGCCTGTTC harbors:
- a CDS encoding DUF2868 domain-containing protein translates to MPSSTSRAFDPPPGPATQRPLRAHWLAELIRLRETHWGPLDDADAVRHVRQLDTDLPSRILARADLLAQRENLAPLVDGWRRSAQAILAALFVLALMSGIAVALGALGDGTRSVNVLWALGALLGLHALTFLLWLASFLLKPSAATGLGRLWLWATRKLARGPDSALVPQAFLNLLARAGALRWLFGAVSHLLWLTALCAALVALLVALSTASYRFVWATTLLAPDTFVWLTQAIGWLPAHLGFPMPDAAVIRASDGAQTLAAEAQVQWSWWLIGVLVVYGILPRLLAAALCIGATLRALRHLRIDPTLAGFSPLRDRLEPPAQSTGIDRPVDALHQPRMQAASLPDLAGQPVLLALELPADMAWPPTGLPASVQMAGNLDTREERNRVLDALAQAAASRLLIACDARQTPDRGTLSLIAELSAHAGHTGVWLIASVEDGAATRAALWRERLLALGLPADAILQTPTLPLTWLEPHHG
- a CDS encoding helix-turn-helix domain-containing protein; this translates as MGTAASAPADFSVFRTLSRSTATLERASPLGEGMAISQWRRSAHETLGYDTPGHHTLSLYLHGGDKSFRVGRDTLHGGAGKFCVLPAEHYSRWCMNDTVHFLHLYIAPERLAREAVMRLDCEPRALELRDRTYIQDPSLIDVCRQLLGTDWAQPADRLAASSAAETVLHHLLQQGVARKTPQPARGGLAPAVRRRVMDYVDAHLHEPLTLDQLAGVAALSTYHFARMFHTSFGEPPHAWVRARRLAHARGLLAAGKGDLAGIAQASGFGNASHLSRVFREAIGLTPGQYRNAHRQH
- a CDS encoding DMT family transporter, with amino-acid sequence MNLFLYFLTVVIWGTTWIAIKLQLGVVAIPVSIFYRFALAGLVLFAVLRLTRKLQKLDRRGHWLCVGQGLCLFCLNFLCFYTATQWIPSGLVSVVFSAATLWNALNARLWFGTRIAPRVMVAGAIGFSGLVLLFWPELASQQASHETLLGLGFALLGTFCFSTGNMLSSLQQRAGVRPLTGNAYSMLYGAAILLAGCLVAGLPFQFDSSTPYVGALLYLAIPGSVIAFTAYLTLVGRMGPARAAYCTVLFPVVALGVSTVAEGYQWTPPALVGLALVMSGNLLVFSKWSPFVRRVAA
- a CDS encoding aminotransferase class V-fold PLP-dependent enzyme, with product MSAAPSSAPSSAPLSPATLQALRAQTPGTQTSVHFNHAGSSLPSSGTVQAIQAHLHREATQGPMEAGVAARALTESARTLAAQLLNAQPDEIALTSGNSAGWGAAFAALAPWRPGDRILVGRHEWGGNLATMRFSAERAGAVLETIPSDASGCVDADALAAMLDERVRLITLTWLPANGGLINPAAAIGRVARKAGIPYFVDAAQALGQLPIDVADIGCDVLSSVGRKALRGPRGTGLLYVRRGFLDQLTPAFVDTHSAPLGVDGRPMLRADAARLEFAEASMALRCGLAHALQEALELGVDCIRATVDATAQKLRAELAAIPGIAVLDQGREKSGLIAFNLKGWNAPDVQRALAAGGITIGSNGVPYTPLDMEARGLSQIARVSVSPLTHDDEIDRLLDALGRLARSTPA
- a CDS encoding RidA family protein, whose amino-acid sequence is MTQTISGRVSELGYALEAAAAPAANYVPFVLEGNLLTISGQISRKGGKPQYLGQLGNQISDADGIEAARLSALGLLAQIAAATGDRLDRVARVVRLGVFVASTPDFNRQSAIANGASDLMVEVFGDAGRHARSAVGVASLPQGVAVEIEAVIALTSA
- the gcvA gene encoding transcriptional regulator GcvA, which codes for MRSTRSLPALVSLRAFEAAARRLSFSLAAQELFVTQSAISHHIQRLESELGIALFERRTRAVALTPAGQAYYDHVHAAFELLRQGTDQIRAPAAARITLKVGLLASFATRWLAPRLPAFAAAHPGIDLQLQPDIGLADVAGGEVDVAIRYGRGAWPGVSARLLMTETLSVVCAPALGRGRKRARTPDDLLRHPLLTSHARQPFEWDAWARRFGMDLGRAQTVRLHDYNIVVEAALAGQGLAMGRHRLIAPHLASGALVQALPDAVLQDPRIGWWFVTPRGALTPAALALRDWLAEAARADDPDDAGTH
- a CDS encoding GntP family permease, with the protein product MSSFDIQLLLTALVSVLVLVALIVSRIRMHPLLALLIVSIGVGFATGMAPTTIVKNLTDGAGKTLGAVGVVIALGAMLGKILADSGTTERLANAILRRTSVRMIPWAMTLVAFVIGIPMFFEVGLVVMLPLIFSVARKLEGQQRFKGSPYIYVGVPVIAALAAMHGMVPPHPGPLTAIATLKTTVGPTMIYGFLAALPAMVLGGPLYGAFLTPRMTTRPDEALLEQFTATTEHGSGASAPSVGLGVLAALLPALLMLVHALAEMLLPKDSSLMHVAAFLGNPLVAMLLGVLFAAVTLVFMRGGDAEKLRDGLGKSLKPIAGIMLIIAGGGAFQQVLTSAKVGDAIVHLTHQFAFPPLILGWLIAMLLSVSTGSATVGIVGAAGLLAPLAGSDPTLNLPLLALSIGCGSLFFNYANHAGFWMVKESFGMTMGEATKTISVVQSIVAVAGLIMVLLFNMLPALG